In one Polaribacter sp. ALD11 genomic region, the following are encoded:
- a CDS encoding DUF2914 domain-containing protein — translation MIKKRIKYKESYFYKQVKKHQKYAPLLFFIGGFVWDSLTLGRIDRFYDIVILCTYMTLLTISIYIYNLVDGDKWKNTLFRKYEAYLPLGIQFFLGGLTSAYVIYFSRSVSLSKTASFFLILLFLLFANEFFKKRISNKYLQFGAYYFVNFTFLSFFVPVILKKMSTEIFIISGFISLISTFLLIILVYRNSYSTRTEMVKWKMIGLIFSIYLLINTFYYFRLIPPVPLALDKGLVAHNIKIENGNYTVSYEVDEWYVFWRDHKIDFNRNLNKPVYIFTSIFAPTDLKKKIYHQWKWYNTNTDEWQNLDKIGFEITGGRDNGYRGYSFKNNIIDGEWKVEVITEEGLVLGVVGFNINTSNTINMHKIVQRKF, via the coding sequence ATGATTAAGAAAAGAATAAAATATAAAGAATCTTACTTTTATAAACAGGTAAAAAAACATCAAAAATATGCACCACTTTTATTTTTTATAGGTGGTTTTGTTTGGGATTCTCTTACGTTAGGTAGAATAGACAGATTCTATGATATTGTAATTCTGTGTACTTACATGACACTATTAACTATTAGTATTTATATTTATAACTTGGTAGATGGAGACAAATGGAAAAACACCTTATTTAGAAAATATGAAGCTTATCTTCCGCTTGGAATTCAGTTTTTTTTAGGAGGCCTTACAAGTGCTTATGTAATTTACTTTTCTAGAAGTGTTTCTTTATCTAAAACAGCTTCCTTCTTTTTAATTCTTCTTTTTTTACTGTTTGCAAATGAATTTTTTAAAAAAAGAATTTCTAATAAATACCTTCAGTTTGGCGCCTATTATTTTGTGAACTTTACTTTTTTAAGCTTTTTTGTTCCAGTTATTTTAAAAAAAATGAGCACTGAAATTTTTATTATTTCAGGCTTTATAAGTTTAATTTCTACTTTTTTACTAATTATTCTAGTGTATCGAAATAGTTATTCAACCAGAACCGAAATGGTAAAATGGAAAATGATTGGTTTAATATTTAGTATCTATCTGTTAATTAATACATTTTATTATTTTAGGTTGATTCCTCCTGTTCCTTTGGCATTAGATAAAGGGTTGGTAGCACATAATATTAAAATAGAAAATGGCAATTATACCGTTTCTTATGAAGTTGATGAATGGTATGTTTTTTGGCGAGACCATAAAATTGATTTTAATAGAAACCTGAACAAGCCTGTATATATATTTACATCCATATTTGCGCCTACAGATTTAAAAAAGAAAATTTATCATCAATGGAAATGGTATAATACGAATACTGATGAGTGGCAAAATTTAGATAAAATTGGTTTTGAAATTACGGGTGGTAGAGATAATGGTTATCGAGGCTATAGTTTTAAAAATAATATAATTGATGGAGAATGGAAGGTGGAAGTAATTACAGAAGAAGGTTTGGTTTTAGGTGTGGTTGGTTTTAATATTAACACCTCTAATACGATAAACATGCATAAAATAGTACAAAGAAAGTTTTAG
- the yaaA gene encoding peroxide stress protein YaaA, whose translation MKIIISPAKSLEFESEVPTDLHTQPRFLEQSKKLNKKLKTISKKKLSELMKISDDLAALNYDRNQSWETPFTKENAKQAIYSFTGAVFKGIDVNSLSADKIPVLQERLRILSGLYGLLKPLDLIQPYRLEMGTKLKVGSTENLYKFWNDELANSLNEELKDDELLVNLASTEYFKALPKKILKVPMITPVFKDLKNGEYKIVMTYAKMARGLMVRYIIDNDVNTIEDLKGFNVDKYRFSEEMSTETELVFTR comes from the coding sequence ATGAAAATCATAATATCTCCAGCAAAATCTTTAGAATTCGAAAGTGAAGTGCCAACAGATTTACATACACAACCTCGCTTTCTAGAACAATCTAAAAAACTAAACAAGAAATTAAAAACAATTTCTAAAAAGAAGTTATCTGAATTAATGAAAATTTCTGATGATTTAGCTGCACTAAATTATGATAGAAACCAGAGTTGGGAAACTCCTTTTACCAAAGAAAATGCAAAACAAGCTATTTATTCTTTTACGGGTGCCGTTTTTAAAGGAATTGATGTAAACTCTTTATCCGCAGATAAAATACCCGTATTACAAGAACGTTTAAGAATTTTGTCTGGCTTGTATGGTTTACTTAAACCGCTAGATTTAATTCAGCCGTATCGATTAGAAATGGGTACAAAATTAAAAGTAGGCAGCACAGAAAACCTCTATAAATTTTGGAATGATGAACTTGCCAATTCTCTAAATGAAGAATTAAAAGATGATGAATTGTTAGTAAATCTAGCGAGTACAGAGTATTTTAAAGCATTGCCTAAAAAGATTTTAAAAGTACCAATGATTACACCTGTTTTTAAGGATTTAAAAAATGGTGAATATAAAATTGTGATGACCTACGCTAAAATGGCTCGCGGATTAATGGTGCGCTATATTATTGACAACGATGTGAATACTATTGAAGATTTAAAAGGTTTTAACGTTGATAAATATCGTTTTTCTGAAGAAATGTCTACAGAAACTGAATTGGTTTTTACACGTTAA
- a CDS encoding vancomycin high temperature exclusion protein, which translates to MKKKTLLKLLKISFCFILLCVFCIFLSHKLVQKNAKEKIFSETKNIPKNKVGLILGTSKTLRNGQINLYYKYRLNAAIELFKSEKIEYIVISGDNSSKNYDEPTDFKNDLIKAGIPENKIFLDYAGFRTLDSVVRIKEIFGQNSVTIISQKFHNERAIYLAEYFNIKAVGFNAKGIYGKYGLKVQLREYLARVKVFVDILCNVKPKFLGKKIKVE; encoded by the coding sequence ATGAAAAAGAAAACCCTTCTAAAATTATTAAAAATATCTTTTTGTTTTATTTTGCTTTGTGTTTTTTGCATCTTCTTATCTCATAAATTAGTTCAAAAAAATGCAAAAGAAAAAATATTTTCAGAAACTAAAAATATTCCAAAAAATAAAGTTGGTTTAATTTTAGGAACTTCTAAAACATTAAGAAACGGACAAATAAACCTATATTATAAATATAGATTAAATGCTGCCATTGAATTATTTAAGTCTGAAAAAATCGAGTACATTGTAATTAGCGGAGACAACAGTTCTAAAAATTATGATGAACCTACAGATTTTAAAAATGACCTGATAAAAGCAGGAATTCCAGAAAACAAAATATTTTTAGACTATGCAGGTTTTCGAACTCTAGATTCTGTTGTTAGAATAAAAGAAATTTTTGGTCAGAATTCCGTGACAATTATATCTCAAAAATTTCATAATGAAAGAGCCATTTATTTGGCAGAATACTTTAACATTAAAGCAGTTGGTTTTAATGCAAAAGGTATTTATGGTAAATATGGATTAAAGGTTCAATTAAGAGAGTATCTCGCAAGGGTTAAAGTTTTTGTGGATATACTATGTAATGTAAAACCTAAATTTTTAGGAAAAAAAATAAAGGTAGAATAA
- a CDS encoding L-serine ammonia-lyase: MSQFISVFDMLKIGVGPSSSHTLGPWRAAEQWVLKLKENKKFHLVDAIQVDLYGSLSLTGKGHATDLAIQLGLSGADPEYVPIENIGVIINDIKEKELLSLNDERNVPFFKDSIIFNKEFLPFHANGIKFRGFLKGEEISTQTYYSIGGGFIVQENDHLEEEIEITEKNFPYPINRAIQLEEYCERDNLLISDIVLKNELELRTSDEIDFELNRIWDTMLECMHIGCHTEGRLPGGLNVKRRAFDTHKKLIKDTIYTNPKEWITAIRSTEVKFREILKWVSCFALSVNEVNAALGRVVTAPTNGSAGVIPAVLMYYLVIENHEADFKQIKKFLLTAGEIGSIFKKNATISAAMGGCQAEIGVSSAMAAGALTELLGGTPAQCLSAAEIAMEHHLGLTCDPIGGLVQVPCIERNSMGAIKAIHAAEIALETDPKDSLVHLDKVIDTMWETAKDMHKNYKETSEGGLAVNVGLADC, encoded by the coding sequence ATGTCGCAATTTATTAGTGTTTTCGATATGTTGAAGATTGGTGTTGGTCCATCAAGTTCACATACATTAGGTCCTTGGAGAGCCGCAGAACAGTGGGTTCTGAAATTAAAAGAGAATAAAAAATTTCATTTAGTTGATGCAATTCAAGTCGATTTATATGGTTCTCTTTCTTTAACAGGAAAAGGACATGCCACAGATTTGGCAATTCAATTAGGTTTAAGTGGAGCAGATCCAGAATATGTGCCAATTGAAAATATTGGTGTTATAATTAACGACATTAAAGAGAAAGAATTACTTTCTCTAAATGATGAAAGAAATGTTCCTTTTTTTAAGGATTCAATCATATTTAACAAAGAATTTCTTCCTTTTCATGCAAACGGAATTAAATTTAGAGGTTTTTTAAAAGGTGAAGAAATTTCCACTCAGACTTATTATTCTATTGGTGGAGGTTTTATTGTGCAAGAAAATGATCATCTAGAAGAAGAAATAGAAATTACAGAAAAGAATTTTCCATATCCTATTAATAGAGCAATTCAATTAGAAGAATATTGTGAGAGAGATAATTTATTAATTTCAGATATAGTTTTAAAAAATGAATTGGAATTACGTACTTCAGATGAAATTGATTTCGAGTTGAATAGAATTTGGGACACCATGTTAGAGTGCATGCATATTGGTTGCCATACAGAAGGAAGGCTTCCTGGAGGGCTAAATGTAAAAAGACGTGCTTTTGATACACATAAAAAATTAATTAAAGACACCATCTATACAAACCCGAAAGAATGGATTACTGCCATAAGAAGTACAGAAGTAAAGTTTAGAGAAATTTTAAAATGGGTAAGTTGTTTCGCCCTTTCTGTTAATGAAGTAAACGCAGCTTTAGGTAGAGTTGTAACTGCACCAACAAACGGAAGTGCAGGTGTAATTCCTGCAGTTTTAATGTATTATTTGGTAATAGAAAATCACGAAGCAGATTTTAAACAAATTAAAAAATTCTTATTAACTGCTGGTGAAATTGGTAGTATTTTTAAGAAAAATGCTACAATTTCTGCAGCAATGGGAGGCTGTCAGGCAGAAATAGGTGTTTCTTCTGCAATGGCGGCAGGGGCATTAACAGAATTATTAGGTGGTACACCAGCACAATGTTTGTCTGCAGCAGAAATTGCAATGGAACATCATTTGGGTCTAACGTGTGATCCTATTGGAGGTTTAGTGCAAGTACCTTGTATAGAAAGAAATTCTATGGGCGCAATAAAGGCAATTCATGCCGCAGAAATTGCTTTAGAAACCGACCCGAAGGACTCTCTGGTACATTTAGATAAGGTTATTGATACCATGTGGGAAACTGCAAAAGATATGCATAAAAATTACAAAGAAACTTCTGAAGGAGGTTTAGCTGTTAATGTAGGTTTGGCAGATTGTTAG
- a CDS encoding DUF2853 family protein produces the protein MSKFDEKVALYKKFMDDRDLRSNSDLLAAVTKGLGPSIYKVDAETVSGSDAKELATVKNNFLIKKLGMADSKELDAGIEEVMERIGKSERKKYRAVVYYMLVKKFDKESVYGM, from the coding sequence ATGAGTAAATTTGACGAAAAAGTAGCTTTATACAAGAAATTTATGGACGATAGAGATTTGCGTTCTAATTCCGATTTATTAGCTGCTGTAACAAAAGGTTTAGGTCCATCTATCTACAAAGTAGATGCAGAAACCGTTTCTGGTTCAGATGCTAAAGAATTGGCAACAGTTAAAAACAATTTCTTAATTAAAAAATTAGGAATGGCAGATAGCAAAGAATTAGACGCTGGTATAGAGGAGGTAATGGAAAGAATTGGTAAGTCTGAAAGAAAAAAGTACAGAGCAGTAGTCTACTATATGCTAGTTAAAAAGTTTGATAAAGAGTCAGTTTACGGAATGTAA
- the dnaK gene encoding molecular chaperone DnaK, whose protein sequence is MSKIIGIDLGTTNSCVSVMEGNEPVVIPNAEGKRTTPSIVAFVEGGERKVGDPAKRQAVTNPTKTVYSIKRFMGNKFSESSKEAGRVPYKVVRGDNDTPRVDIDGRLYTPQEISAMVLQKMKKTAEDYLGTEVTEAVITVPAYFNDAQRQATKEAGEIAGLTVKRMINEPTAAALAYGLDKSNDDKKIAVFDFGGGTHDVSILELGDGVFEVLATAGDTHLGGDDVDEKIINWLAEEFKADEDLDLRKDPMSLQRLKEAAEKAKIELSSSASTEINLPYVTATASGPKHLVRTLSRAKFEQLIDDLVKRTIEPCQTALRNADLTIDEIDEVILVGGSTRIPAVQEAVEKFFKKAPSKGVNPDEVVALGAAIQGGVLSGDVKDVLLLDVTPLSLGIETMGNVFTKLIDANTTIPTKKSQVFSTAVDNQPSVEIHVLQGERAMAADNNTIGRFHLDGLPPAQRGVPQVEVTFDIDANGIIKVSALDKGTNKSHEIRIEASSGLSEEEIEKMKQDAEENADADKKAKETAEKINEADSMIFQTEKQLTEFGDKLSADKKAPIEAALVELKAAHLSQDLTLIDTALATINEAWKVASEEMYAAENGAKGADAQQGQPEADAQGDNVEDVDFEEVK, encoded by the coding sequence ATGAGTAAAATAATTGGAATCGATTTAGGAACAACAAATTCATGTGTTTCTGTAATGGAAGGAAATGAGCCAGTTGTAATTCCTAATGCTGAAGGAAAAAGAACTACACCATCTATTGTTGCCTTTGTTGAAGGAGGAGAACGTAAAGTTGGTGACCCAGCTAAAAGACAAGCTGTAACAAACCCTACTAAAACGGTTTATTCTATTAAACGTTTTATGGGAAACAAATTTTCTGAGTCTTCTAAAGAAGCAGGAAGAGTTCCTTATAAAGTAGTAAGAGGAGATAATGATACGCCAAGAGTAGATATTGATGGTCGTTTATATACGCCACAAGAAATTTCTGCAATGGTGTTACAGAAAATGAAAAAAACTGCTGAAGACTATTTAGGAACTGAGGTTACTGAAGCAGTTATTACTGTACCAGCATACTTTAACGATGCACAAAGACAAGCTACAAAAGAAGCTGGTGAAATTGCAGGTTTAACAGTAAAAAGAATGATAAACGAGCCAACAGCTGCTGCTTTAGCTTATGGTTTAGACAAATCTAACGATGATAAAAAAATTGCTGTTTTTGATTTTGGTGGTGGAACTCATGATGTTTCTATCTTAGAATTAGGAGATGGTGTTTTTGAAGTATTAGCTACAGCTGGAGATACACATTTAGGTGGTGATGATGTTGATGAAAAAATAATTAACTGGTTAGCAGAAGAGTTTAAAGCTGATGAAGATTTAGATTTACGTAAAGACCCAATGTCTTTACAACGTTTAAAAGAAGCTGCAGAAAAAGCGAAGATTGAATTATCTTCTTCTGCTTCTACAGAAATTAACTTACCTTATGTTACTGCTACTGCTAGCGGACCAAAACACTTGGTAAGAACATTGTCTAGAGCTAAATTTGAACAATTAATAGATGATTTAGTAAAAAGAACAATAGAGCCTTGTCAGACTGCTTTAAGAAATGCAGATTTAACTATTGATGAAATAGATGAGGTTATTTTAGTTGGTGGTTCTACAAGAATACCTGCTGTACAAGAAGCTGTTGAAAAATTCTTTAAAAAAGCACCAAGTAAAGGTGTAAACCCTGATGAAGTTGTTGCTTTAGGAGCTGCAATACAAGGTGGAGTTTTATCTGGAGATGTTAAAGATGTATTGTTATTAGACGTTACACCTTTATCTTTAGGTATTGAAACTATGGGGAATGTTTTCACAAAATTAATTGATGCAAACACAACTATTCCTACAAAAAAATCTCAAGTATTCTCTACAGCAGTAGACAATCAACCATCAGTAGAAATTCACGTATTACAAGGTGAAAGAGCTATGGCTGCAGATAACAATACTATTGGTCGTTTCCATTTAGATGGTTTACCTCCTGCACAAAGAGGTGTACCTCAAGTTGAAGTAACTTTTGACATTGATGCAAATGGTATTATTAAAGTTTCTGCTTTAGACAAAGGAACAAACAAATCTCACGAGATTAGAATCGAAGCTTCTTCTGGTTTATCTGAAGAAGAAATCGAAAAAATGAAGCAAGATGCAGAAGAAAATGCTGATGCTGATAAAAAAGCAAAAGAAACTGCAGAAAAAATTAATGAAGCAGATTCTATGATTTTTCAAACAGAAAAGCAATTAACTGAATTTGGTGATAAATTATCTGCAGATAAAAAAGCACCAATTGAAGCTGCCTTAGTAGAATTAAAAGCTGCTCATTTATCTCAAGACTTAACTTTAATTGATACTGCTTTAGCAACTATTAATGAAGCTTGGAAAGTTGCATCTGAAGAAATGTATGCTGCTGAGAATGGAGCTAAAGGAGCTGATGCTCAACAAGGTCAACCAGAAGCTGATGCTCAAGGAGATAATGTTGAAGATGTAGATTTCGAAGAAGTAAAGTAA
- a CDS encoding histidine kinase has translation MKFIQLFYLIFLVHFTIKAQEPVSIHLTEKDGLPDIEFYSMKEDSKGFIWFASDNGLHRYDGKIFKQFSHPDKKGKSLFNLKLGPKGNIWCNNIAGQFFFVDGDKLKLFKDYQKELKGQLADYSFFKNNLLIRKMNTIFCVDIDTKKIVKTLFNIGTTNIGIPLANKFLFINENNHVVLLDSLFKTSNFPLKSKEKLKFFTHFTKFKDQTLIVFRDNVLNNSQLILVNSTKRNTTEIKLPKEIINSKIDRVTVINNNLYLATNKGVFITTYKNKELNIKTHYLKNEIVTDIIEDKNNNVWVSTLKNGLYLIPNQHLKQFNTFNDVQIIEKKNDSVCFLAKRDGNLLELNIYTNTLTPIHLNDKTPIRALEYNSKNKKLLYASDYQNLIYTEKNNKRDYLNKLGAVKSVAFINDSTYLISNHSGTTITRLKKEKRITNVRSHESIYSSFNNKIYLADIEGLKVFDSKYQQLPSITFKNKPIYGFNIIETSNGIIWVATYDNGILGIKNDTVIFNLNKTNGLASNVINCIAADNETLWISTNNGLQYYNSIVNEIKSLTKQDGINSYKIKDIEVLKNQVLYTNNMGVYGFNKNKIFKERATPDIYITNIFIQGKPVEVKKKYVLAHNKSSVDISFNTKEFQSIKHILYEYKLSKDKTWSALREDVDFVKFISLAPGKFQFQLRAKNRFGKKYSEIVEINFEVLAPFYQRWWFLILITIILIALAVFYTQTKTKRLKKIQAKELEKERISKALVFSQLENLRSQMNPHFIFNALNSIQDYIILNEKKLARQFLVKFSRLIRIYLEHSQETNITLEEEIRALKLYLELEKDRFNDNLIFSISIDDNIRTQSTYVPSLFIQPYVENALKHGLLHKENNKVLNLSFSLSSSTKKIICIIDDNGIGRTASEKIKSRIKLPKSFATQANRKRIDLINSTNSEKIEIEIIDKKDSNNTPEGTKIIIKIPIQ, from the coding sequence TTGAAATTTATACAACTCTTTTATCTCATATTTCTTGTCCACTTTACTATTAAAGCACAAGAACCAGTATCTATTCATCTTACAGAAAAAGATGGGCTTCCAGATATTGAGTTTTACTCTATGAAAGAAGATTCTAAAGGGTTTATTTGGTTTGCTTCAGATAATGGCCTTCATAGATATGATGGTAAAATTTTCAAACAGTTTTCTCATCCTGATAAAAAGGGAAAATCTTTATTCAATTTAAAACTAGGCCCAAAAGGAAATATTTGGTGTAATAATATTGCTGGTCAGTTTTTCTTTGTTGATGGTGATAAACTAAAGCTTTTTAAAGATTATCAAAAAGAATTAAAGGGACAACTTGCGGATTATAGTTTTTTTAAAAATAATCTTTTAATAAGAAAAATGAATACTATTTTTTGTGTAGATATCGACACAAAAAAAATAGTAAAAACACTTTTTAATATAGGTACCACCAATATTGGAATTCCATTAGCTAACAAATTTTTATTTATAAATGAAAACAACCATGTAGTTCTCTTAGATTCTTTATTTAAAACCTCAAACTTCCCTTTAAAAAGTAAAGAAAAACTAAAATTCTTTACACATTTCACTAAATTTAAAGATCAAACCTTAATTGTTTTTAGAGATAATGTTTTAAACAATTCTCAGTTAATTTTAGTTAATTCAACAAAAAGAAATACTACTGAAATTAAGCTTCCAAAAGAAATTATAAACTCTAAAATAGATAGAGTTACAGTAATAAACAACAATCTATATTTAGCGACAAACAAAGGGGTTTTTATTACTACTTATAAAAATAAAGAATTAAATATTAAAACGCATTATCTAAAAAATGAAATTGTTACAGATATAATAGAAGATAAAAATAATAATGTTTGGGTTTCTACATTAAAAAACGGACTCTACCTTATACCAAATCAACATTTAAAACAATTTAATACTTTTAACGATGTACAGATAATTGAAAAAAAGAACGATTCTGTCTGTTTTTTAGCTAAAAGAGATGGAAATCTGTTAGAACTAAATATATATACCAATACACTAACACCAATTCATCTAAATGATAAAACACCTATAAGAGCTTTAGAGTATAATTCAAAAAACAAAAAACTTTTATACGCATCAGATTATCAAAATTTAATTTATACTGAAAAAAATAATAAAAGAGATTATTTAAATAAGTTAGGAGCAGTAAAATCAGTTGCATTTATAAACGATTCTACATATCTAATAAGTAACCATTCTGGTACAACTATTACTCGTTTAAAAAAAGAAAAAAGAATAACAAATGTTAGATCTCATGAATCTATTTACTCTTCTTTTAATAATAAAATATACTTAGCAGACATAGAAGGTTTAAAAGTTTTCGATAGTAAATACCAGCAACTACCTAGTATAACTTTTAAAAACAAACCTATTTATGGTTTTAATATTATAGAAACTTCTAATGGTATTATTTGGGTGGCCACTTACGATAATGGTATTTTAGGAATTAAAAATGATACCGTTATTTTTAATTTAAATAAAACTAATGGTTTAGCATCTAATGTTATAAACTGCATAGCAGCAGATAATGAAACCTTGTGGATTTCTACAAATAATGGTTTACAATACTATAACAGCATAGTAAATGAAATAAAAAGTCTTACAAAACAAGATGGTATAAATTCTTATAAAATTAAAGATATAGAAGTATTAAAAAACCAAGTACTTTATACGAACAACATGGGTGTTTATGGTTTTAATAAAAACAAAATTTTTAAAGAAAGAGCAACACCAGATATCTATATAACTAATATTTTCATACAAGGAAAACCAGTAGAAGTTAAAAAGAAGTATGTATTAGCACATAACAAAAGTAGTGTAGATATTAGTTTTAATACAAAAGAGTTTCAATCTATAAAACATATATTATATGAATACAAACTTAGCAAAGATAAAACTTGGTCTGCATTAAGAGAAGACGTAGATTTTGTTAAGTTTATTAGCTTAGCACCTGGTAAGTTCCAGTTTCAACTTAGAGCTAAAAATAGGTTTGGTAAAAAATATTCTGAAATAGTAGAAATAAATTTTGAAGTACTTGCTCCTTTTTACCAAAGGTGGTGGTTTTTAATATTAATTACAATTATATTAATTGCACTTGCAGTATTTTACACGCAAACAAAAACAAAACGATTAAAAAAAATACAAGCAAAAGAATTAGAAAAAGAAAGAATAAGTAAAGCTTTAGTTTTTTCTCAATTAGAGAACTTAAGATCTCAGATGAATCCTCATTTTATCTTTAATGCACTAAACTCTATTCAGGATTATATTATTTTAAATGAAAAAAAATTAGCAAGACAGTTTTTAGTAAAATTCTCTAGATTAATTCGCATTTATTTAGAACATAGCCAAGAAACTAATATTACTTTAGAAGAAGAAATTAGAGCTTTAAAACTATATTTAGAATTAGAAAAAGACAGATTTAATGATAATCTTATTTTTTCTATTTCTATTGATGATAATATTCGAACACAATCTACTTATGTGCCTTCTTTATTTATTCAACCTTATGTAGAAAATGCTTTAAAACATGGGTTATTACATAAAGAAAATAACAAGGTTTTAAATTTAAGCTTCTCTTTAAGTTCATCAACAAAAAAAATAATATGCATTATTGATGATAATGGCATTGGAAGAACTGCTTCAGAAAAAATAAAAAGTAGAATTAAATTACCAAAATCTTTTGCTACACAAGCAAATCGAAAGAGAATAGATTTAATTAACTCTACTAATTCAGAAAAAATAGAGATAGAAATAATAGATAAAAAAGATAGTAATAATACACCAGAAGGTACTAAAATAATTATTAAAATACCAATACAATAA
- a CDS encoding LytTR family DNA-binding domain-containing protein, whose protein sequence is MKVLIIDDESHARNVLATLLVEECTGVKYIYQASNLSEGVSIIKSKKPQLVLLDIEMPQQSGLEILDYFKAEPIDFKIVFTTAYNQYAIEAFKTSAIDYLLKPIDSDELISAVNKVEVISEKSFVKQKIITLEKSFQQLAINKIALELPKGIKFISYDKILFFEADGVYTKVHLISGTTEIICKTLKHFTDQLIDKSMFYKPHRSFLINLKFMDELVKKDGLHVVMQNKRTIPIARDRKEAFLEMINRIF, encoded by the coding sequence ATGAAAGTTTTAATTATAGACGACGAAAGCCATGCAAGAAATGTTTTAGCAACTTTGTTAGTTGAAGAATGCACTGGTGTTAAATATATTTACCAAGCATCTAACCTTAGTGAAGGTGTATCTATTATTAAATCTAAAAAACCCCAATTGGTACTATTAGATATAGAAATGCCACAACAATCTGGCTTAGAAATTTTAGATTATTTTAAAGCAGAACCCATAGATTTTAAAATTGTTTTTACAACTGCTTACAATCAATATGCAATAGAAGCTTTTAAAACCTCTGCTATAGATTATTTATTAAAACCTATAGATTCAGACGAACTTATATCTGCTGTAAATAAAGTAGAAGTAATTTCTGAAAAATCTTTTGTAAAACAGAAAATAATAACTTTAGAAAAATCTTTTCAGCAATTGGCAATTAATAAAATTGCTTTAGAATTACCAAAAGGAATAAAATTTATATCATACGATAAAATACTTTTTTTTGAAGCAGACGGTGTTTATACTAAAGTACATTTAATTAGTGGTACAACAGAAATAATTTGTAAAACATTAAAGCATTTTACAGATCAATTAATTGATAAATCGATGTTTTACAAACCTCATCGTTCATTCTTAATAAATCTAAAATTTATGGATGAACTAGTAAAAAAAGATGGTTTACATGTTGTAATGCAAAACAAAAGAACAATTCCAATAGCTAGGGATAGAAAAGAAGCTTTTTTAGAAATGATAAACCGCATATTTTAA